One Novipirellula caenicola genomic window carries:
- a CDS encoding BON domain-containing protein, whose product MLHLPGEPTVAKEPLVVQKPVNDPVTNEIDQLRRDILCKFEASSYRQLRGIDVTVGDVGAVELRGEIESYYLRQMAYQTAIEIPGVDTVTDRITVRSC is encoded by the coding sequence ATGCTGCATTTGCCAGGCGAGCCCACGGTTGCGAAGGAACCGTTGGTGGTGCAAAAGCCAGTGAATGACCCGGTGACCAACGAGATTGATCAACTGCGTCGCGACATCTTGTGCAAATTCGAAGCGAGTAGCTACCGACAACTTCGCGGCATTGATGTCACCGTGGGTGACGTCGGAGCCGTAGAACTTCGCGGCGAGATCGAGAGCTATTACCTACGACAAATGGCCTACCAAACTGCGATCGAGATCCCCGGTGTCGATACGGTTACCGATCGTATCACCGTCCGCTCGTGTTAG
- a CDS encoding efflux RND transporter permease subunit, whose protein sequence is MKQPLLERRSPLGVTYALAILMVFFFVLPSVFRAARLSLGETQNEVKDWLPSDFPETAELEWFADHFVGESFVLATWPGCTSGDQRLQLLEHKLRHESDEYDPAVDRSDEVRAEYARAREKGKELGLLNTGRKHDNWGNLQEKWVRSAEGDWYYITPDGNLYRWNEAMSGPAALIRAIKRATGNYTLEGTFVAAYGESIEEQATNPFYNDPSLICAPMFHTVETGDSIADELSAEGGALWPIDLTDESMRATVARRLALERLTGTLFANAVPYGFDWEIESFRNEIPASRRDALPEDFDERVKQNFESILADRFDGSLDQLRAASTAEQDYVWYAVYDSVDVTPPPRLTCVVVTLTDIAKDNLPYVLGRGVAGGPRGRLLQLAEESGVRPAPPPSTAPPPFNREPAETVAGMPPLRLGGPPVDNVAIDEEGTVTLIRLLGYSLVIGIVLSYICFRSLKITTMVFVVGGSAAMLSMAMVWWTGGKVDAILMSMPSLVYVLGLSGAIHVVNYYRDEVRAGGEVGAAGRALRHAILPCTLASFTTAIGLASLFTSNLAPISNFGLYSAIGVMVTLGILFSYLPAALQTFSPASDLAANDEEKAAAKQATHRSALSNGSPHDDAPEGYFAQWWASVGRWVTSHHALVSVGCLTVLFVGALGLLQIKTSVQLLKLFDSESRIIRDYAWLEDHFGKLVPMEMIIRVPSSAIAESAADESRDPKNSADSLEIEPQPLNMLERAEMVTRVSQVVRRTLGETGMDVVGQTMSASTFMPPLPPPSKSSGLSISALRRSTAKRKLLEARDQLLESDYVRIEKEGPFAGSELWRISLRVGALSDVDYGRFISTLRTAVEPVMRAYDTREVLLSSLKRDADGKPQKLSGKEVVRVLGRKRPESLDTADLLIDTETIDTRSIYLSTLNELLSNEMIRVGWLDPNAPESKLEIGSEKWNQMVAAASAVIWVGDEPVDPALRESAQRWIDANEVASKPVQAALTPDRFPNVEGSGALQTIYTGVIPVVYKAQRTLLYSLLESIALAFVLIAIVMAMLLNPGRLPWSWANPSNLANGVMAGAVAMIPNVFPVLLVFGVMCHLDVAIDIGTMMTASVAMGVAVDDTIHFLSWFRTNLDRGMTRVEAVIETYRRVGPAMTQTTVVGGLGLFVFALSTFTPTQRFGTLMLLMLATALVGDLILLPALLAGPLGRWFKPRISDPKQSAAATAEASVDPPQPEPHLPTQTEAANEYDDLPRLKVHFPPERIDRPHRMKRK, encoded by the coding sequence ATGAAACAACCCCTGTTAGAGCGACGCAGCCCGCTGGGGGTCACCTATGCGTTGGCCATCTTGATGGTTTTTTTCTTCGTTTTGCCATCGGTCTTTCGTGCCGCTCGATTGAGTCTGGGCGAGACGCAGAACGAAGTCAAAGATTGGTTGCCGAGTGATTTTCCGGAAACCGCCGAACTGGAATGGTTCGCCGATCACTTTGTGGGCGAAAGTTTTGTGTTGGCGACATGGCCTGGATGCACCAGCGGCGACCAACGTCTGCAGTTGCTAGAACACAAACTGCGTCACGAGTCCGACGAATATGATCCTGCCGTTGATCGGTCTGACGAAGTCCGCGCCGAGTACGCGCGGGCTCGCGAGAAGGGCAAAGAGTTAGGGCTGTTGAACACCGGCCGCAAACATGACAACTGGGGAAATCTGCAAGAGAAATGGGTCCGTTCGGCAGAGGGGGATTGGTACTATATCACCCCCGATGGCAATCTGTATCGCTGGAACGAGGCGATGTCGGGGCCAGCGGCATTGATCCGCGCAATCAAACGCGCGACTGGAAATTACACACTCGAAGGGACCTTCGTTGCCGCCTATGGCGAATCGATCGAAGAGCAAGCGACCAATCCGTTTTACAATGACCCGTCGCTGATCTGTGCGCCGATGTTTCATACGGTTGAAACCGGCGATTCGATCGCGGATGAATTGTCGGCCGAGGGTGGGGCACTATGGCCGATCGATTTGACCGACGAATCGATGCGTGCCACCGTGGCTCGGCGATTGGCGTTGGAACGTTTGACCGGGACCTTGTTTGCCAACGCGGTGCCCTACGGATTTGATTGGGAAATTGAATCGTTTCGCAACGAGATTCCCGCGTCACGACGAGACGCGTTGCCGGAGGATTTTGACGAGCGGGTCAAGCAGAACTTTGAGTCGATTTTGGCAGACCGTTTTGACGGATCGCTTGACCAATTGCGAGCCGCCTCGACCGCCGAACAGGACTACGTCTGGTACGCCGTCTATGACTCGGTCGATGTCACCCCACCGCCACGTTTGACGTGTGTGGTCGTGACCTTGACCGACATTGCCAAAGACAACCTGCCGTACGTCTTGGGGCGTGGAGTTGCCGGCGGACCTCGCGGGCGATTGTTGCAGTTGGCCGAAGAGTCGGGGGTTCGCCCTGCTCCGCCGCCATCGACTGCACCTCCGCCGTTCAATCGTGAACCCGCCGAAACGGTCGCGGGCATGCCGCCACTGCGATTGGGTGGTCCGCCTGTGGACAACGTCGCGATCGACGAAGAGGGAACCGTCACGTTGATCCGTTTGCTTGGCTACAGCCTGGTGATCGGGATCGTATTGTCGTACATCTGTTTTCGCAGTCTGAAGATCACCACGATGGTCTTTGTGGTGGGCGGTAGCGCCGCGATGCTCAGCATGGCGATGGTGTGGTGGACCGGCGGCAAGGTCGATGCGATCTTGATGAGCATGCCTTCGTTGGTCTACGTGCTAGGGCTTTCGGGCGCCATCCATGTGGTCAATTATTATCGTGACGAGGTCCGCGCCGGCGGTGAAGTCGGAGCGGCCGGACGCGCGCTGCGGCATGCGATTTTGCCTTGCACGCTCGCCTCGTTCACCACTGCGATCGGCTTGGCGTCGCTGTTTACCAGCAATTTGGCGCCGATCAGCAACTTTGGTTTGTACTCGGCCATCGGAGTGATGGTCACGCTGGGCATCTTGTTCTCTTACTTGCCCGCCGCGCTGCAAACGTTCTCGCCGGCATCGGACCTAGCTGCCAACGACGAAGAAAAAGCGGCGGCCAAACAGGCGACTCATCGGTCGGCATTGTCCAATGGCAGTCCTCATGACGATGCGCCTGAAGGCTACTTTGCCCAGTGGTGGGCGTCGGTGGGCCGCTGGGTCACGTCGCATCATGCGCTGGTTAGTGTGGGCTGTTTGACGGTGCTGTTTGTGGGCGCACTTGGCTTGCTGCAGATCAAAACATCGGTGCAGTTGTTGAAGTTGTTTGATTCCGAATCGCGGATCATTCGCGATTATGCATGGTTAGAAGACCACTTTGGCAAATTGGTCCCGATGGAGATGATCATACGCGTGCCGTCGTCAGCGATTGCCGAATCCGCTGCAGATGAATCGAGAGACCCTAAAAACTCAGCGGACAGTCTTGAGATTGAACCCCAGCCGCTCAATATGCTCGAGCGCGCCGAGATGGTTACTCGCGTCAGCCAAGTCGTGCGTCGAACACTCGGCGAAACAGGAATGGATGTGGTCGGGCAAACGATGAGTGCCAGTACCTTCATGCCGCCGCTGCCCCCGCCAAGCAAGTCTTCTGGTCTAAGTATCTCGGCATTGCGTCGTTCGACGGCAAAACGCAAGTTGCTTGAGGCCCGTGACCAATTGCTGGAAAGCGATTATGTACGGATTGAAAAAGAGGGGCCTTTTGCCGGTAGCGAATTGTGGCGAATCAGTTTGCGGGTTGGGGCGTTGTCGGACGTCGACTATGGTCGCTTCATCAGCACGCTACGGACCGCGGTCGAGCCCGTGATGCGGGCCTACGATACTCGCGAAGTGTTGTTGAGTTCGCTCAAACGCGATGCGGATGGCAAGCCTCAGAAATTGTCGGGCAAAGAGGTTGTGAGGGTGCTTGGTCGCAAGCGGCCAGAATCACTTGACACTGCTGACTTGCTAATTGATACCGAGACGATTGATACACGTAGCATTTATCTTTCCACGCTTAACGAATTGTTATCGAACGAAATGATTCGAGTCGGCTGGCTCGATCCCAACGCCCCGGAATCTAAACTCGAGATCGGCAGCGAGAAATGGAATCAGATGGTGGCAGCCGCCAGTGCGGTGATTTGGGTGGGCGATGAGCCGGTCGATCCAGCGCTACGCGAATCCGCCCAGCGCTGGATCGATGCAAATGAAGTGGCATCCAAGCCGGTGCAAGCCGCGTTGACGCCGGACCGGTTCCCCAATGTCGAGGGTTCCGGTGCGTTACAAACGATCTACACCGGTGTGATTCCTGTCGTCTACAAGGCTCAGCGGACGTTGCTGTATAGTTTGCTCGAATCGATTGCCCTTGCCTTTGTGCTGATTGCAATCGTGATGGCGATGCTGCTGAACCCCGGTCGATTGCCGTGGTCTTGGGCGAACCCATCGAATTTAGCCAACGGGGTGATGGCCGGCGCGGTCGCGATGATTCCCAACGTGTTCCCTGTCCTGCTTGTGTTTGGCGTGATGTGTCACTTGGACGTCGCAATTGACATTGGCACGATGATGACCGCCTCGGTCGCAATGGGGGTCGCGGTCGATGATACGATTCACTTTTTGTCGTGGTTCCGCACCAATCTCGATCGGGGGATGACCCGTGTCGAAGCGGTGATCGAGACGTATCGCCGCGTCGGCCCCGCGATGACACAAACGACCGTGGTTGGTGGGCTCGGACTGTTTGTCTTTGCACTGTCGACGTTCACGCCAACGCAGCGTTTTGGAACGCTGATGTTGTTGATGTTGGCCACGGCGCTTGTAGGGGACCTTATCTTGTTGCCCGCGTTATTGGCCGGGCCTTTGGGACGTTGGTTCAAACCGCGAATTAGCGATCCGAAACAAAGTGCGGCTGCGACGGCGGAAGCCTCCGTCGATCCGCCGCAGCCGGAACCTCATTTGCCAACGCAAACCGAGGCGGCGAACGAATACGACGACTTGCCGCGATTGAAGGTGCATTTCCCCCCTGAGCGGATTGATCGGCCCCATCGCATGAAGCGAAAATAG
- a CDS encoding dienelactone hydrolase family protein — MKLFWTLPPLAWTALFWMLASPAMLFAADHGDASTVSFTIEPTVAMQGYDGNQCWVHARAGAIPSSDPEGQPSVVMTMQKLLLSGSDVFYPLHQTRSDNLGKTWSAPAELDAFERQRVSNDESATLPGGASVAPELVRAGDETTVCDFTPKWHAASQRLLGIGQTVWYRNNRVMHASPRGIAYAVFDSSKNRWSDWQTVKMPAEVKFNNAGAGSVQRVDLPGGDVLLPIYFRDPTQSQYSVTIVRCRFDGHTLQYVEHGDELTIPVKRGLYEPSLTQFRGRYYLTMRNDDHGYVCTSDDGLHFDTPRRWTFDDGSDLGNYNTQQHWVTHSDGLFLVYTRRGANNDHVFRHRAPLLIGQVDPESLQVRRASERVVVPEHGARLGNFGVTEVSPTETWVTVTEWMQPAGVEKHGSDNRVYVAKLKWDRPNQAWLGDSNTRPQSITNASKAWETIAPYFSPPQKFVNDFGDYASPLRLDDGTRVQTPEDWKQRRSQILAKWTSMLGEWPPLITQPDVESLHSQRRENFTQHQIRFQWTPNEKTTGYLLVPDGEGPHPAVVTVFYEPETAIGQGTPNRDFALQLARRGFVVLSIGTTEATAAKTYSLYHPRIEDAKIQPLSMLAYAAANAWHVLANRPEVDSQRIGIVGHSFGGKWAMFASCLFDKFACAAWSDPGIVFDEARPSVNYWEPWYLGYHPKPWRPRGLISDDNPARGLYPKLVAAGHDLHELHALMAPRPFLVSAGSEDPLSRWQPLNHSVAINALLGHHDRVAMSNRPDHSPNDSSNEVIYAFFTHFLRPH, encoded by the coding sequence ATGAAATTGTTTTGGACGCTACCGCCGTTGGCATGGACCGCGCTGTTTTGGATGCTCGCCAGCCCCGCGATGCTTTTTGCCGCCGATCACGGCGATGCCTCGACGGTGTCGTTCACCATTGAACCCACGGTGGCGATGCAAGGCTACGACGGTAACCAATGTTGGGTGCATGCTCGCGCCGGGGCCATCCCGTCGAGCGATCCCGAGGGGCAACCGTCCGTCGTGATGACGATGCAAAAACTACTGCTCAGCGGATCGGACGTTTTTTATCCGCTTCACCAAACTCGCTCGGACAACCTCGGAAAAACCTGGAGCGCCCCCGCCGAACTGGATGCATTTGAGCGACAACGCGTCAGTAATGATGAATCGGCCACGCTTCCGGGCGGCGCATCGGTTGCTCCCGAGTTAGTCCGCGCCGGCGACGAGACCACCGTTTGTGACTTTACCCCCAAATGGCATGCCGCCAGCCAGCGATTGCTGGGCATCGGGCAAACGGTTTGGTATCGCAACAATCGAGTGATGCACGCATCGCCTCGCGGCATTGCCTACGCCGTGTTCGATTCCTCCAAGAACCGATGGTCCGATTGGCAAACGGTCAAGATGCCGGCAGAGGTCAAATTCAACAACGCCGGGGCGGGCAGCGTCCAACGAGTCGATTTGCCGGGTGGCGATGTGCTGTTGCCGATCTATTTCCGAGACCCGACACAGTCACAGTACTCAGTCACCATCGTTCGTTGTCGTTTCGATGGCCATACGTTGCAGTACGTTGAACACGGTGACGAATTGACGATTCCTGTGAAACGTGGTCTGTATGAGCCGTCGTTAACCCAGTTTCGTGGCCGCTACTATTTGACGATGCGGAATGACGACCATGGTTACGTCTGTACAAGCGACGATGGGCTGCACTTTGACACCCCTCGCCGATGGACGTTCGATGATGGTAGCGATCTCGGGAACTACAACACGCAACAGCACTGGGTAACGCACAGCGACGGATTGTTCTTGGTCTACACGCGGCGGGGCGCGAACAACGACCACGTGTTTCGGCATCGCGCACCGCTGTTGATTGGCCAAGTCGACCCGGAATCCTTGCAGGTGAGGCGTGCCAGCGAACGAGTGGTCGTCCCCGAGCATGGCGCACGGCTGGGCAATTTTGGCGTGACCGAAGTATCGCCAACCGAAACGTGGGTAACGGTCACCGAATGGATGCAGCCCGCCGGGGTCGAGAAACACGGCAGCGACAACCGAGTCTACGTCGCCAAACTGAAATGGGACCGCCCCAATCAAGCATGGCTGGGCGATAGCAACACACGCCCCCAATCAATCACCAATGCGAGCAAGGCCTGGGAAACGATCGCTCCCTACTTTTCGCCACCGCAAAAGTTCGTCAATGACTTTGGCGATTACGCTTCGCCGCTAAGGCTGGATGACGGAACGCGGGTGCAAACTCCCGAGGACTGGAAACAACGTCGCAGCCAGATCTTGGCCAAGTGGACATCGATGTTGGGCGAATGGCCGCCACTGATCACGCAGCCTGATGTCGAATCACTGCACTCACAGCGACGCGAAAATTTCACTCAGCACCAGATTCGGTTTCAGTGGACACCAAACGAAAAGACGACCGGGTATCTGCTGGTACCCGATGGTGAGGGTCCTCATCCAGCGGTCGTCACGGTGTTCTATGAACCTGAAACGGCAATTGGGCAAGGAACACCGAACCGCGATTTCGCATTGCAGCTTGCTCGCCGCGGATTCGTCGTGTTGTCGATCGGAACGACCGAGGCGACTGCGGCCAAAACGTACTCGCTGTATCACCCCCGCATCGAGGATGCAAAAATCCAGCCGCTATCGATGTTGGCCTACGCCGCGGCGAACGCTTGGCACGTCCTGGCCAACCGTCCCGAGGTGGATTCGCAGCGGATTGGGATCGTGGGCCATTCGTTTGGTGGAAAGTGGGCGATGTTTGCTTCGTGTTTGTTTGACAAATTTGCCTGTGCCGCGTGGTCCGACCCGGGCATTGTGTTTGACGAAGCGCGACCGAGCGTGAATTACTGGGAACCATGGTACCTCGGGTACCATCCTAAACCGTGGCGGCCGCGAGGATTGATTAGTGATGACAATCCGGCACGCGGGCTCTATCCCAAGCTGGTCGCCGCCGGTCACGATCTGCATGAACTTCATGCATTGATGGCACCGCGTCCCTTTCTTGTGTCCGCTGGTTCGGAAGATCCGCTGTCGCGTTGGCAACCACTGAACCACAGCGTTGCGATCAACGCGCTGCTTGGACACCACGATCGTGTCGCAATGTCGAACCGTCCGGATCACTCGCCAAACGATTCATCGAATGAAGTGATCTACGCGTTTTTTACGCATTTTTTGCGACCTCACTAA